From a single Bacillus gobiensis genomic region:
- a CDS encoding BglG family transcription antiterminator — protein MILDERSANLLRLLQQSSPLKMGELEAQTTLTRRQLQYGIGKVNDWLQSHGYQPIGYDRKVGYYLSDKIRDENLQVNLTKRTYVFSEVDREKVFYLMLLLSREPLSVYHFQYITGASRNTVLKDLQRLKEKVHLLQLQIQYSKQNGYLIKGDSSTKRYVIEQIIHDVLHSTSSNLIIECIWGDQKELIRSIQLQLEQIEKQLGITFTDERLQELTYLFLCTDQLIGKGEGLHSIDSWEELTSTKEYKLVEQMTQTNAFQSVWNQTERLYVTLHLLSMNRTRDVSPLQEDNVIQDLLRKIMEEFEKLACIQLHEKELLYQQLYVHFRPAYYRIQYRISIINTMTERVQRVYPELYHLTKKSLWPVEQAIGFSVPEDEVAYFTVHFGGWLRRQGTTLDDRKRAIVVCPNGVGISNILIYTLRELFPDILFLDALSIRDAANYILSYDLVFSTVHLRTEAVLFVVPPILEMQDKQKLRQQVMQELYGYTTQNLDVAYLLKVISQYATIHEPSQLEKALQSHIYIPTQKINKHSLREAEKPVLEELLTSQTIQLQSRVSDWKEGIRVASQPLVELGTVEERYVEAMIQSIEVNGPYVVITPGVAIPHSRPEQGVRSLSMSLLRLDEAVNFAPDKPVRLIIVLAAADSESHLRALVQLTQMLGEPSNIEDILQSPDKSVLLDYIKRYSEEEAS, from the coding sequence ATGATTCTCGATGAACGAAGTGCAAACTTACTACGATTATTACAACAATCATCCCCTCTAAAGATGGGTGAACTTGAAGCACAAACCACTCTGACTCGAAGACAGCTACAATATGGTATAGGAAAAGTTAACGACTGGCTTCAATCTCATGGATATCAACCTATTGGCTACGATCGGAAAGTTGGATATTACTTGTCTGATAAAATTCGGGATGAGAATTTGCAAGTAAATCTAACTAAACGCACCTATGTGTTTTCTGAGGTGGATCGAGAAAAGGTCTTTTATCTTATGCTTTTACTCAGTAGGGAGCCGTTATCTGTATATCACTTTCAGTACATCACAGGAGCTTCTCGCAATACAGTATTGAAGGATTTGCAACGGCTTAAGGAAAAGGTGCACTTACTACAACTTCAAATTCAATATTCCAAGCAGAATGGTTACTTGATAAAAGGGGATAGCAGTACAAAGAGATATGTCATAGAACAGATCATACATGATGTATTGCATAGTACAAGTAGTAATCTCATTATTGAATGCATATGGGGAGATCAAAAAGAACTAATTCGTTCTATACAGTTGCAATTGGAACAGATTGAGAAGCAATTAGGCATTACATTTACTGATGAACGACTACAAGAGTTGACCTATTTGTTTTTATGTACAGACCAGCTAATTGGAAAAGGAGAAGGATTGCACTCTATTGATAGCTGGGAAGAGTTGACCTCTACTAAGGAATACAAATTGGTTGAGCAAATGACGCAAACGAATGCCTTTCAATCTGTTTGGAATCAAACTGAACGATTGTATGTAACTTTACACCTACTAAGTATGAATCGAACGAGAGATGTATCCCCGTTACAAGAGGATAATGTCATTCAAGATCTCTTACGAAAAATTATGGAAGAGTTTGAGAAGTTAGCATGCATACAATTGCATGAAAAGGAACTGTTGTATCAACAGTTGTATGTGCACTTTAGACCCGCATATTACCGTATTCAGTATCGCATTTCGATTATAAATACAATGACTGAGAGGGTTCAAAGGGTGTATCCCGAGCTATATCATCTCACGAAAAAATCCTTGTGGCCAGTAGAACAAGCTATAGGTTTTTCTGTTCCAGAAGATGAAGTGGCGTATTTTACTGTCCACTTTGGAGGATGGCTTCGAAGACAAGGAACTACACTAGACGATCGAAAGCGAGCTATTGTTGTGTGCCCAAATGGGGTTGGTATTAGTAATATCTTAATCTATACCCTACGGGAATTGTTCCCAGATATTTTATTTTTAGATGCTTTATCCATAAGAGATGCAGCCAATTACATTTTATCATATGATCTGGTGTTTTCAACTGTGCACCTTAGAACAGAAGCAGTGTTATTTGTAGTGCCGCCCATTTTGGAAATGCAGGACAAGCAAAAGCTGCGCCAGCAAGTGATGCAGGAGTTGTATGGATATACAACACAGAACTTGGACGTTGCTTACTTATTAAAAGTTATTTCTCAATATGCGACAATTCATGAACCGAGTCAACTTGAAAAAGCTCTTCAATCACATATCTATATTCCTACACAAAAAATAAATAAGCATTCATTAAGGGAGGCAGAGAAACCCGTGTTAGAAGAATTACTCACATCACAAACTATTCAATTACAGTCCCGTGTTTCTGATTGGAAAGAGGGCATTCGCGTTGCATCGCAACCTCTTGTAGAATTAGGAACCGTAGAAGAAAGATATGTAGAGGCCATGATTCAATCAATTGAAGTTAACGGACCATACGTAGTTATTACTCCAGGGGTAGCCATTCCTCATTCGCGTCCTGAGCAGGGAGTACGTTCTTTATCGATGAGCCTTTTGAGACTAGATGAAGCAGTAAACTTTGCACCAGATAAACCTGTTCGGCTTATTATTGTATTGGCTGCTGCAGATAGTGAGTCACATTTGCGTGCATTAGTTCAGTTAACACAAATGTTAGGTGAACCATCTAACATCGAGGATATTTTACAAAGTCCAGATAAATCAGTGTTATTAGATTACATTAAGAGATATTCAGAGGAGGAAGCATCATGA
- a CDS encoding PTS sugar transporter subunit IIB codes for MKIMVVCGNGLGSSFIMEMNIKKALTEMGKTAEVDHTDLTSAKTVQADLFIGAADIVGQLNDGTRTIVTLENMMSIPEIKSKLESHLS; via the coding sequence ATGAAAATTATGGTTGTATGCGGAAATGGATTAGGAAGCAGTTTTATTATGGAAATGAATATAAAAAAGGCATTAACAGAAATGGGAAAAACAGCAGAAGTAGATCATACGGATTTAACGTCAGCAAAAACGGTTCAAGCAGATCTTTTCATTGGTGCTGCGGATATTGTAGGACAATTGAATGATGGAACTCGTACTATTGTTACATTAGAAAATATGATGAGTATTCCAGAAATTAAATCTAAGCTAGAGTCTCATCTATCCTAA
- a CDS encoding PTS ascorbate transporter subunit IIC, with translation MLELIMKDILGTPAILVGLFALVGLLLQRKATADIVSGSLKTVMGFVIIGAGAGVLIGSLDIFSQMFNYAFNVQGVIPNNEAIVAAAQSKFGTSTALIMVFGMIVNILLARFTPFKYIFLTGHHTLFMACLIAVTLSVGGLQGAPLVIIGSIILGLCMVLFPAMLQPFVRQITGSDDFAIGHFGTIGYFLSAAIGKYFGNKEKLTEEIKVPKSLGFLRDTSVAVSLTMVLFFVIVALFTGQDYIESQLSAGSNYIVFSLMQAITFAAGVFIILAGVRMLIAEIVPAFKGIAEKVAPNTKPALDAPTIFPFAPNAVIIGFLVSFAAGLISMFLLPVVGLKVIVPGLVPHFFTGATAGVFGNATGGRRGAMLGSFANGILISFLPAILLAFLGEIGFEGTTFGDSDFGIIGILILSILKLFGGA, from the coding sequence ATGTTAGAACTTATTATGAAAGATATTTTAGGAACACCAGCTATTTTAGTAGGACTTTTTGCTCTTGTAGGTTTGTTATTACAACGTAAAGCCACTGCAGATATTGTATCTGGTTCGTTAAAAACAGTAATGGGATTTGTCATTATTGGAGCTGGTGCAGGGGTTCTTATTGGCTCACTCGATATATTTAGTCAAATGTTTAATTATGCATTTAACGTTCAAGGAGTTATCCCAAACAACGAAGCGATTGTAGCTGCTGCTCAAAGTAAGTTTGGAACTTCCACTGCGCTTATTATGGTATTCGGGATGATTGTTAATATTCTACTTGCACGCTTTACACCATTTAAATATATCTTTTTAACTGGGCATCATACATTATTTATGGCTTGCTTAATTGCTGTTACATTATCTGTTGGAGGCTTGCAAGGCGCTCCACTTGTTATTATTGGTTCTATTATCTTAGGGTTATGTATGGTGTTATTTCCTGCGATGCTACAACCATTTGTAAGACAGATAACAGGAAGTGATGATTTCGCAATAGGGCACTTTGGAACAATAGGGTACTTTTTATCGGCCGCTATTGGAAAATATTTCGGAAACAAGGAGAAATTAACAGAAGAAATTAAAGTTCCTAAATCCCTTGGATTTCTACGAGATACTTCAGTAGCTGTATCACTTACAATGGTTTTATTCTTTGTTATTGTAGCGTTGTTCACGGGTCAAGATTATATTGAATCACAACTATCAGCTGGTTCTAATTATATTGTATTTTCGCTCATGCAGGCTATTACATTTGCAGCAGGGGTTTTTATTATTCTAGCAGGAGTGCGTATGTTGATTGCAGAAATTGTTCCAGCATTTAAGGGAATTGCAGAGAAAGTTGCACCTAATACTAAACCTGCATTGGATGCACCAACTATCTTTCCATTTGCACCAAATGCTGTAATCATTGGGTTTTTAGTAAGTTTTGCGGCTGGTCTAATATCTATGTTTTTACTACCTGTTGTTGGTTTAAAAGTAATCGTCCCAGGACTTGTACCACACTTTTTTACTGGTGCAACAGCAGGGGTGTTTGGAAATGCTACTGGTGGTCGACGTGGGGCTATGTTAGGATCATTTGCTAATGGAATCCTAATTAGTTTTTTACCGGCTATCTTATTGGCATTTTTGGGAGAAATTGGATTTGAAGGCACAACATTTGGTGATTCAGATTTTGGGATAATTGGAATACTTATTTTATCCATTTTGAAGTTATTTGGAGGGGCATAA
- the tkt gene encoding transketolase, with translation MDNFNVMDELAINTIRTLSIDAIEKANSGHPGLPMGAAPMAYELWTNHMNHNPNNSTWFNRDRFVLSAGHGSMLLYSLLHLSGYDLSMEDIKNFRQWGSKTPGHPEFGHTPGVEATTGPLGQGIAMAVGMAMAERHLAATFNKDGYELINHFTYSICGDGDMMEGVSAEAASLAGHLKLGRLVVLYDSNDISLDGDLNLSFSESVENRFKAYGWQVIRVEGGNNLVEINQAIEEAKNDLDRPTLIEVKTTIGYGSPNYAGTSDVHGSPLGKEEIKLTREAYNWTFEEDFYVPEEVYKHFQSLVVEKGQRKEEEWNTLYAAYKKEYPELSKKLDNSIEGKLLEGWIDQLPSYESGTSLASRASSGEALNAIAKAVPQFFGGSADLAGSNKTTIKDAGDFFATDYAGRNIWFGVREFAMGAALNGMALHGGLKVFGGTFFVFSDYLRPAIRLAALMNLPVTYVFTHDSVAVGEDGPTHQPIEQLASLRALPNISVIRPADGNETVAAWQIAVESTETPTALILSRQNLPTIAGTKEHAYEGVGKGAYVVSKSETDTPQALLLATGSEVQLALEAQSELAKENIPVSVISFPSWDRFENQSKDYQELVLPSHVKARLAIEMGSSLGWDRYVGDHGDVLAINRFGASGAESKVLKEYGFTVENVVSKVKELLKSLHL, from the coding sequence ATGGATAATTTTAATGTAATGGATGAACTTGCAATTAATACGATTCGTACCTTATCAATAGATGCCATCGAAAAGGCCAACTCAGGACATCCTGGTCTACCTATGGGAGCAGCTCCTATGGCATATGAATTATGGACAAATCATATGAATCATAATCCAAATAATTCAACATGGTTTAATAGAGACCGATTTGTTTTATCAGCTGGGCATGGATCGATGTTACTGTACAGCTTATTACACTTATCTGGTTATGATTTATCGATGGAAGATATTAAAAATTTCCGTCAATGGGGTAGTAAAACACCTGGACACCCTGAATTTGGACATACTCCTGGTGTAGAAGCAACTACAGGACCACTTGGACAAGGAATTGCAATGGCAGTCGGGATGGCGATGGCTGAACGTCATTTAGCAGCAACATTTAATAAAGACGGTTATGAACTAATTAATCACTTTACTTATAGCATTTGCGGAGATGGAGATATGATGGAAGGTGTTTCTGCTGAAGCAGCTTCACTAGCAGGACATCTGAAATTAGGACGACTTGTCGTGTTATATGATTCAAACGATATTTCACTCGATGGAGACTTAAACCTTTCCTTCTCTGAAAGTGTAGAAAATCGTTTTAAAGCATACGGATGGCAAGTAATTCGTGTAGAAGGCGGTAATAATTTAGTTGAAATTAATCAAGCAATTGAAGAAGCAAAGAATGATCTAGATCGGCCTACATTGATTGAAGTGAAAACAACGATTGGTTATGGTTCACCAAACTATGCGGGTACATCTGATGTACATGGTTCACCACTTGGAAAAGAAGAAATTAAGCTGACAAGAGAGGCATATAATTGGACATTTGAAGAAGACTTTTATGTTCCTGAAGAGGTGTATAAACATTTTCAATCACTTGTAGTAGAGAAAGGGCAAAGGAAAGAAGAAGAGTGGAATACATTATATGCTGCCTATAAAAAAGAGTATCCTGAATTATCGAAAAAATTAGATAACTCAATCGAAGGGAAACTGCTTGAAGGCTGGATAGATCAATTACCATCGTATGAAAGTGGGACAAGCTTAGCATCACGGGCATCTTCAGGTGAGGCATTAAATGCCATTGCAAAAGCAGTACCGCAATTTTTTGGAGGATCGGCTGATTTAGCAGGTTCAAACAAAACAACTATTAAAGATGCTGGTGATTTTTTTGCAACTGATTACGCTGGACGTAACATTTGGTTTGGTGTACGTGAGTTTGCAATGGGGGCAGCGTTAAATGGAATGGCTCTTCATGGCGGTCTTAAGGTGTTCGGCGGTACATTTTTTGTATTCTCGGACTACCTTCGTCCTGCGATTCGTTTAGCAGCCTTAATGAACTTGCCAGTCACGTATGTCTTTACGCATGACAGTGTTGCGGTAGGAGAAGACGGTCCAACTCACCAACCGATTGAGCAACTTGCTTCTTTAAGAGCATTACCGAATATTAGCGTGATTCGTCCAGCAGATGGAAATGAAACAGTGGCGGCTTGGCAAATCGCGGTGGAATCTACTGAAACTCCGACGGCGCTGATCTTGTCTCGCCAAAATCTCCCTACAATAGCTGGAACGAAGGAACATGCCTATGAGGGCGTCGGAAAAGGGGCATATGTGGTTTCCAAATCTGAAACTGATACACCGCAGGCACTCTTGTTGGCAACGGGTTCAGAAGTGCAGTTAGCTTTAGAAGCACAGAGTGAATTGGCCAAGGAAAACATCCCTGTATCCGTCATTAGTTTTCCGTCTTGGGATCGATTTGAAAACCAATCCAAGGATTACCAAGAATTGGTTCTTCCGTCCCATGTAAAGGCGCGATTAGCAATCGAAATGGGATCATCTTTAGGGTGGGATCGTTATGTAGGAGACCATGGGGACGTGTTAGCCATTAATCGTTTCGGTGCTTCGGGTGCAGAATCCAAGGTCTTGAAGGAATACGGTTTTACCGTAGAGAATGTGGTGTCAAAAGTAAAAGAATTATTGAAGTCTTTACACTTATAA
- a CDS encoding phosphocarrier protein HPr, whose product MVEKIFTITSDSGIHARPATLLVSTVTQFSSEVILEYKGKQVNLKSIMSVLSLGIPQGEKIKIIAQGYDAVQVISSIDEKMKEEGLGV is encoded by the coding sequence ATGGTTGAAAAAATCTTTACAATAACTAGCGATTCTGGAATTCATGCAAGACCTGCGACCTTATTAGTTAGCACGGTTACGCAATTTTCTTCAGAAGTGATACTTGAGTATAAAGGAAAACAGGTGAATTTAAAATCCATTATGAGTGTATTGTCACTAGGAATCCCACAGGGGGAAAAAATTAAAATAATTGCTCAAGGATATGATGCAGTACAAGTGATATCAAGTATTGATGAAAAGATGAAAGAAGAAGGCCTAGGTGTATAA
- the fsa gene encoding fructose-6-phosphate aldolase has translation MKIFIDTANVEDIKKAYNLGILSGVTTNPSLVAKECVKFEDRITEICQAVPRVESVSAEVTPDAVTAEEMIAQAEELIKINGGDEKVTIKLPMTLAGLETCRYLADKGVKTNVTLIFTVNQALLAARAGATYVSPFLGRLDDISEDGVQLVAKIAELFRVHHLDSQIIAASVRHPDHVTRVAMVGAHISTLPYSVIEQLSKHPLTDQGLEKFSTDWEKASNK, from the coding sequence ATGAAAATTTTTATTGATACAGCAAATGTTGAGGACATTAAAAAGGCTTATAACTTGGGGATTTTATCAGGGGTTACCACTAATCCTTCTTTAGTGGCGAAAGAATGTGTGAAATTCGAAGATCGTATTACAGAAATCTGCCAAGCAGTTCCACGTGTAGAATCTGTATCGGCTGAAGTAACTCCTGATGCTGTGACAGCTGAAGAAATGATTGCTCAAGCTGAAGAGCTAATCAAAATCAACGGCGGGGATGAGAAAGTTACAATTAAACTTCCTATGACATTAGCTGGTTTAGAGACTTGCCGTTATCTTGCAGATAAAGGTGTTAAAACCAACGTTACGCTTATCTTTACTGTAAACCAAGCACTCTTGGCTGCACGTGCAGGTGCCACATATGTTTCTCCATTCTTAGGGCGTTTGGATGATATTTCTGAAGATGGTGTACAATTAGTAGCCAAAATTGCTGAATTATTCCGTGTTCACCACTTGGATTCACAAATTATTGCAGCTTCTGTTCGACATCCAGATCATGTAACTCGTGTAGCTATGGTTGGTGCTCACATTTCAACTCTTCCTTATAGTGTCATTGAGCAGCTTTCTAAGCATCCACTAACAGATCAAGGGCTGGAGAAATTCTCTACTGATTGGGAAAAAGCCAGTAACAAATAA
- a CDS encoding sugar ABC transporter substrate-binding protein encodes MLLIWESQVSEQVDILKNVLKTKPDALIVASIQPSATIPILEEYKKNNIPVLLVDTEADWNGQTMYIGTDHYELGKKAGALLGSMLQPGSQVALIHSTIVNPDMVKRLKGARDALEAIGIGVVKELPADNESGEVKLAVRNILQTFPNINGVFAAKDIIAIDTLKEFTEKELQIPVVGTDGTMKMLKEVEEERISATIAQNPYDMGYISVEKALKAIMGDQLEKRIDSGVDIMIKENSEERIDFLTTRLK; translated from the coding sequence TTGCTCCTGATTTGGGAATCACAAGTCTCAGAACAAGTAGATATACTAAAAAATGTTCTAAAAACAAAGCCGGATGCACTGATCGTTGCCTCGATTCAACCTTCTGCGACTATTCCTATTTTAGAGGAATATAAGAAGAACAATATTCCTGTATTGCTTGTGGATACAGAAGCAGATTGGAATGGACAGACAATGTATATAGGGACAGATCACTATGAATTAGGTAAAAAAGCAGGAGCACTATTGGGCTCTATGTTGCAGCCTGGGAGTCAGGTAGCACTTATTCATTCAACTATCGTCAATCCTGATATGGTTAAGCGTCTGAAAGGTGCTAGGGATGCTTTGGAAGCTATTGGGATCGGGGTTGTCAAGGAATTGCCGGCTGATAACGAATCGGGGGAAGTAAAGTTAGCAGTCAGAAATATTTTGCAGACGTTTCCTAACATCAATGGTGTGTTTGCTGCTAAGGATATAATTGCGATCGATACCTTGAAAGAATTTACAGAAAAAGAGCTTCAGATCCCAGTCGTTGGAACGGATGGTACCATGAAGATGTTAAAGGAAGTTGAAGAGGAAAGGATAAGTGCTACTATAGCTCAAAATCCTTATGACATGGGATATATAAGCGTTGAGAAAGCACTTAAAGCGATAATGGGAGACCAACTTGAAAAAAGGATTGATAGTGGAGTGGATATTATGATCAAAGAGAATTCGGAAGAAAGAATAGATTTTTTAACAACTAGATTAAAATAG
- a CDS encoding phosphocarrier protein HPr: protein MVEKIYTITSGSGLHTRPSTLLVNTITSFTSEVFIEYKNKQINLKSIIGVMSLGIPEGAKVKVTAEGYDSVQVIESIDMVMQQEGLGVW from the coding sequence ATGGTCGAAAAAATCTATACCATTACAAGTGGATCAGGACTTCATACTCGTCCGTCAACATTATTAGTAAACACAATTACTTCATTTACTTCAGAAGTTTTTATTGAGTATAAAAACAAACAAATTAATTTAAAATCAATTATTGGTGTGATGTCACTTGGAATCCCTGAAGGTGCAAAAGTGAAAGTCACTGCTGAAGGGTACGATTCAGTACAAGTAATCGAAAGCATTGATATGGTCATGCAACAAGAAGGGCTTGGTGTATGGTGA
- the ptsP gene encoding phosphoenolpyruvate--protein phosphotransferase, with translation MIGIAASEGIAIAKAFRLETPELTIEKTVVTDIDAEVGRFEEALTQSKAELEVIKEHARKELGEDKAAIFAAHLLVLSDPELSNPIKDKIKSERVNAEFALHEVATMFITMFESMDNEYMKERAADIRDVTKRILAHLLGVTIANPSMIFEEVIIISEDLTPSDTAQLNRQYVKGFTTDIGGRTSHSAIMARSMEIPAVVGTKTVTGHIENGTLVIVDGIDGKVIVNPTPEVVKTYEEKKAMYLAQKAEWTKLVNEHTVSADAHHVELAANIGTPEDVKGVLKNGGEGVGLYRTEFLYMGRDQLPTEEEQFDAYKSVLEQMEGKPVVVRTLDIGGDKELPYLDLPKEMNPFLGYRAIRLCLESQDIFRTQLRSLLRASIYGNLKIMFPMIATLDEFRQAKAILIEEKEKLECEGITVSENIEVGMMVEIPSSAVIADLFAKEVDFFSIGTNDLIQYTLASDRMNERVSYLYQPYNPAILRLIHMVIKAAHKEGKWVGMCGEMAGDEIAIPILLALGLDEFSMSATSILKARSQISQLSKEDIEQYVESILSMTTTEEVVSLIKNRF, from the coding sequence ATGATTGGAATTGCTGCATCAGAGGGTATTGCAATTGCCAAAGCTTTTCGCTTAGAAACCCCAGAATTAACAATAGAAAAAACAGTAGTAACGGATATTGATGCAGAGGTAGGTCGTTTCGAAGAAGCGCTTACGCAATCAAAAGCAGAGCTTGAAGTGATTAAAGAGCATGCTCGTAAAGAACTTGGAGAAGACAAAGCAGCGATTTTTGCTGCACATCTTCTTGTGTTAAGTGACCCAGAGCTTAGTAATCCTATTAAAGATAAAATTAAAAGTGAACGAGTAAATGCTGAATTTGCTTTACATGAAGTGGCAACTATGTTCATTACTATGTTTGAATCCATGGACAATGAATATATGAAAGAACGTGCCGCAGATATCCGTGACGTGACAAAACGTATATTAGCTCATCTTTTAGGGGTCACGATTGCAAATCCGAGTATGATTTTCGAAGAGGTTATTATCATTTCGGAAGATTTAACACCTTCAGATACAGCCCAATTAAATCGTCAATATGTAAAAGGTTTTACAACCGATATTGGAGGCCGTACATCTCATTCAGCGATCATGGCTAGATCTATGGAAATTCCAGCTGTTGTCGGAACGAAAACAGTCACAGGACATATCGAAAACGGCACCTTAGTTATTGTTGATGGGATAGATGGCAAGGTAATTGTAAATCCGACTCCAGAAGTCGTAAAAACATACGAAGAGAAAAAAGCTATGTATTTAGCTCAAAAAGCCGAGTGGACAAAGCTTGTAAATGAGCATACGGTGTCAGCTGATGCTCACCATGTTGAACTTGCAGCCAATATTGGGACACCTGAAGATGTAAAAGGGGTTTTGAAAAATGGCGGGGAAGGAGTCGGTTTATACCGGACAGAATTTTTATACATGGGTCGTGACCAGCTACCTACAGAAGAAGAGCAGTTTGACGCATATAAATCGGTGTTAGAGCAAATGGAAGGCAAGCCGGTAGTGGTTCGTACGTTAGATATCGGGGGAGATAAAGAACTTCCATATCTTGATTTACCAAAAGAAATGAACCCATTTTTAGGGTATCGTGCGATTCGTTTATGCTTAGAATCACAGGATATATTTCGAACACAGTTACGCTCCTTATTACGTGCGAGTATCTATGGAAACTTAAAAATTATGTTCCCTATGATTGCCACACTTGATGAGTTCCGCCAAGCAAAAGCAATTTTAATAGAAGAAAAAGAGAAGCTTGAATGTGAGGGAATAACTGTTTCTGAGAACATAGAAGTAGGAATGATGGTGGAAATACCATCATCAGCGGTAATAGCTGATCTTTTTGCAAAAGAAGTGGATTTTTTCTCAATCGGAACAAATGATCTGATTCAATATACATTAGCTTCTGACCGTATGAATGAGCGGGTATCGTACTTATACCAGCCATACAATCCAGCTATTCTCCGTCTCATTCATATGGTGATTAAAGCTGCCCATAAAGAAGGAAAATGGGTAGGCATGTGTGGGGAGATGGCGGGGGATGAAATTGCGATTCCCATTCTACTTGCATTAGGATTAGATGAGTTCTCCATGAGTGCTACATCCATTTTAAAAGCTCGTTCCCAAATCAGTCAGTTATCAAAGGAAGACATTGAACAGTATGTAGAATCCATTCTTTCCATGACCACAACAGAAGAAGTCGTTTCTTTGATTAAAAATCGATTTTAA
- a CDS encoding tyrosine-type recombinase/integrase, with the protein MNHLEILNQAKKSDELQTFIQNLEINHFLDENRNLNLSNASERDFIELFFYSRIFIKGKELSKHTIRAYRGDAKTLLDFLSTHKLSFRDIGYPEVKVYNDYITEKYAAKTAVRKLEFFRRLLDFGFDTSYYSSPLSRWIHKPAVRRGHYLNEENKNRVQLRELTQEDAENLIDYFPKVVRTQTYRRHLQQRNLLLGYLLYTTGLRASEFVSLNKGSFYYRKGELWVDVIGKGRKHREVPVRVETEMELLRYLEMWEGSSEINPRDETPLFYSLYNKEETRQRITYNHLYKIVKEVVRIAGANQKISPHWFRHTFVTTMLENEVPLVDVKEWVGHSDISTTNIYLDRVNKGKSYQRLKKVSLFENKNSPSQEY; encoded by the coding sequence ATGAATCATTTGGAAATCTTGAATCAAGCCAAAAAAAGTGATGAACTTCAAACCTTCATACAAAATTTAGAAATCAATCACTTTTTAGATGAGAACCGAAATTTGAATCTCTCAAATGCTAGTGAACGAGATTTTATTGAGTTGTTCTTCTATTCCAGGATCTTCATCAAAGGGAAGGAACTATCGAAGCATACCATTCGGGCCTACAGAGGAGATGCGAAAACCCTTCTGGATTTTCTTTCGACACATAAGCTCTCTTTTCGAGACATCGGGTATCCAGAAGTAAAAGTGTACAACGATTACATTACAGAGAAATACGCAGCAAAGACTGCGGTCCGAAAATTAGAGTTTTTTCGGCGGCTGCTCGATTTTGGGTTTGATACGAGCTATTACTCCTCCCCTCTTTCCAGATGGATTCATAAACCAGCCGTTAGACGCGGCCACTATTTGAACGAGGAGAACAAAAACCGTGTACAGCTACGGGAACTCACCCAAGAAGATGCGGAAAATCTCATCGATTATTTTCCTAAGGTCGTACGAACACAAACCTACAGGAGACATCTCCAACAGCGAAACCTTTTGCTGGGTTATCTTCTCTATACTACAGGTTTACGAGCGAGTGAGTTCGTAAGCTTAAATAAAGGAAGTTTCTATTATCGAAAGGGTGAACTTTGGGTCGATGTCATTGGGAAGGGAAGGAAACATCGAGAGGTTCCTGTACGGGTAGAGACGGAAATGGAGCTCTTACGATACCTTGAAATGTGGGAAGGTTCAAGTGAGATCAATCCACGTGATGAGACCCCCTTATTTTATTCTCTATATAATAAGGAAGAAACTCGTCAGAGAATTACTTATAATCACCTCTATAAGATTGTTAAAGAGGTGGTCCGAATCGCTGGGGCGAACCAAAAGATCAGTCCTCATTGGTTCCGACATACGTTCGTTACGACAATGCTCGAGAACGAAGTACCACTGGTGGATGTGAAAGAATGGGTGGGTCACTCTGATATCTCAACCACAAACATTTACCTCGATCGAGTGAACAAGGGTAAGAGTTATCAACGTCTCAAGAAGGTCTCGCTTTTTGAAAACAAAAATTCACCGTCGCAAGAATATTAG